In Alkalibacter saccharofermentans DSM 14828, the sequence TCATTTGAGATTTAATTATTCCGCGGCAATGGCGGAGGGGCTACACCTGTTCCCATACCGAACACAGTAGTTAAGTCCTCCTGCGCAGATGGTACTTGGATGGAGACGTCCTGGGAGAGTATGTCGCTGCGGGATAATTCTTTAAAAGAAAAGGGATAGATCTTAAACCTGTTAATAGGTAATAGATCTATCCCTTTTGTCTTTGACTAAAACTGAGAAGCTGTATGAGCTTATGTTACCAAAGAAGATTTTTTAATTTTCTTATTTCCAACTAGCCAGTGAAACATGTTATAATAGTGTGATAGGAAGTTGTGTGTGCTATGGAAAAGGTTAAGAAAAGACCTTCTCATGAATAAAGGCAAAAGGTGGCTTGGATGAATAGCGTAATGAGAAAAGATAATATATTAAAACTATTAAAAGAAAGTGAAACTCCGATTTCAGGAGCGGATCTTGCAGAAAAACTTGGCGTAAGCCGGCAAATAATAGTACAGGATATAGCACTTATAAGAGCTGAAGGAAGCCAGATAATAGCCACATCAAAGGGATACATGTATCCTAAATATTTAAAAAATGCAATACACAAGACAATTGCTGTCAAACATAGTTCAGAAATGATGGGAGAAGAACTCTATATAATAGTAGATTATGGTGGTAAAGTCCTTGATATAACCGTTGAACATCCAGTTTACGGTGAAATCAAGGCTAATTTGATGCTCTCTACAAAAGAGGACATAGACACATTTGTAGAAGAGTTTGCAAAATCAAAGGCAGAGCCTTTGTCTGTGGTTACAAATGGAGTTCACCTCCATACCATAGAAGTTCCAAGCAATAAAATTTACGAGCTTATTAAACTGGCATTAAAGGAAAAAGGATTCTTGCTTGAAGACTGAGAAGGGAATGATAAGTATCAACAAAAGCAATAAGGTATTATCAATCGTAATAATAGCATTAGGCATCATAGGAGCTCTTTTTGCGCTCTCATCAAGGTTTTATATTGACTATCTGTGGTTTACTGAAACAGGTTATACACAGGTGTTTTTCAAGGAAATTGTCACAAAAGCACAGCTTTCAGTACCTATGTTTGCGATATTAATAGTCATACTTTATTTTTATTTTGAGTTTCTAAAAAAAGTTGCCTCAAAAGGCAAAATTATCCCAATAACTAAAAAGAGACTAGACTTTATTCCACTGGGGGTTTCAGGGGCTCTAGCTTTTGTAATAACGTCACTAGCTACAAATGCATTATGGTATAAGCTTCTTGAGTTCATAAATTCTGAGCCCTTTAATGTGGATGATCCCATATTTGGAAAAGATGTTTCTTTTTATGTATTCAAGCTTCCATTTATGGAAAGTCTTCACGCGGTTTTATCCAGTGTTTTGTTTTTAGTCTTCATATCAACTATAATTTTTACAGCTGGTTATTATCTGTCGAAAAGCACGTCTCAGATTGACGTTGGAGAAGTGAACAAGCCTGATATCAAGGATTTTTTCATTCAGTTGGGTATGATTATGACAAAACAAATAGGCGTGTTCGTTGGGTTGTTTTTTCTATTGGCTGCATTTGGATACTACTTAAACTCCATAGGGCTATTGTTTTCTCCGTCAGCAATTTCCTTTGGAGCAGGGTACACCGATTCAGTGGTCAGATTGAGATTGTACCAAATCCTGATGTACATGTCCATAATCGGAGCAGTAGTCTCATTTGCATCAGGGTTTAAAAGAAAGCTAAAACCCCTTCTAATCGCACCTGTGTTGATATTTGCAGTATCTTTTTTAGGAGGTATCGTTGGGCTTGTTGTAGAAAATTATATCGTAGTTCCAAACCAGTTCGGAAGAGAAGAGCCATACTTAAAAAGGCATATTGAATACACGAGGAAAGCTTATGATATAGATAATGTCAAAGTTCAGGAATTTTCAGCGAAGCAGGAAATTACTATAGAAGATATCGAAGAAAATGAATTAACTATTAAAAATATACCTATAAACGACTATAGGCCTACCCTTGACATGTACAATTCAATTCAGGGATTCAGGATATACTATGAATTTAACGATGTGGATATTGACAGATATATCATAAATGACGAATATACGCAGGTCTTTATATCTGCCAGAGAGATGAACAACGACAAACTAGAAGAAAATGCAAAGACCTGGATAAATCAGCACCTAAAATATACTCATGGATTTGGTGTGGCCATTTCACCTGTGAATAGGGTTAACGAGGTAGGACAGCCGGACCTGGCCGTCAAGGACATACCACCCCAGTCGAGCGCCCCGGAAATTCAAGTTGAAGAACCCAGGATATATTTTGGAGAAAGCACCAATACTTATGCGATAACCAATGCTAAAACAGCGGAATTTGATTACCCTGAAGGAAGCGACAATAAAGAGAACTTCTATGAGGGAACAGCGGGGATAAATTTGAGTTTTATCAATCGGTTGGCATTTGCAGTACAGGAAAGGGATTTAAAAATACTCCTGTCATCAGAAATTACATCACAAAGCAAAATGTTGATAAGAAGAAACATAGTTGAAAGAATAAGTGAGATAGCTCCATTTTTAAGCTACGATGAAGATCCGTACATAGTAGTGTCTGAAGGCAGGCTATATTGGATTATGGATGCCTTTACTGTCAGCAATAGATATCCCTACGCGCAGCCATTTGATAGTAATAACACCTTCAATTATATCAGGAATTCGGTTAAAGTCGTGGTCGATGCATATAACGGAGATGTGGTTTTCTATCAGGTTGAAGATAACGATCCTATTGCTAATGTTTATAAGAATATCTACCCGGGTATATTCAGGCCGATAGATGAGATGCCACAGGATCTTCGAAGTCATGTAAGGTACTCACAGGATATGTTTGATATTCAGGCAGATATCTATAGGACGTATCATATGCAAAACACTAGAGTTTTCTACAACAAAGAAGACCAGTGGGAACTTCCAAGACAGATATACGGATCTGAGAAGGAAGTAGAAAACATTGAGAGCACATATTTAATAATGAAGCTTCCTGAAAGGGAAGAAGAATTTACACTCATGGTTCCATTTACAGCAAGACAAAAGGACAATATGGTTGCTTGGATGGCCGCTATGAACGACGGCGATAGCTATGGAGAAATAATGGTTTATACCTTCCCAAAACAAAGCCTTGTCTACGGGCCTATGCAAATTGAACAAAGAATTGACCAAGACACGATAATTTCACCCCAACTTACCCTCCTGGGGCAACAGGGGTCACAGGTTATTCGGGGGAATATGATGGCAATTCCGGTGGAAGAGGCCATCCTGTATGTTGAACCTGTTTATATCAGAGCTAGAGAAAGTGAACGAAGTCTTCCGGAGGTCAAAAAGATAATCGTTTCTTACAATAATAGGATCATAATGGCTGATAGCCTTCAAGAAGGACTAACTCAGATTTTCGGGGAGTCCGCAGATGAGAATGACGATGAGGATGAAATTCCGGGCACCATCATACCGGGAGATCTGAACAGCCTCATAATAGAGGCGAATAACTTGTTTGAAAGGGCTCAGCAGGCTCAAAAGGAAGGCAATTGGGCTGAGTACGGAGCACTCATCAATCAACTGGAAGACGTGCTAAATCAGCTTAATATCATACAGGAATCAATCAGACAGCCTCAGGAGTGATAGTGACATAACTAAAATTACTATTGAAGGGAGAACTCTATGTTAGATATAAAAAGAATCAGGGACCATAAGGAAGAAGTAAACGAACTTCTAAAAAGAAAAGGTGATTATGATATCACAGAGCTCTTGAAGCTTGACGACAAGAGAAGAAAGATAATAACAGAGGTAGAGGAGAAAAAAGCGGAACAAAACCGGGTTTCAAAGCTGATACCTCAGTATAAAAAGGAAAAAAAGAACGTAACAGAGATCTTAACTGAAATGAAGCATCTTTCAGAAGAGATAAAATTGATGGACGAGAAACTTAAAGGCTTGGAAGAAATGATAAAAAGAACTCTATTGGAGCTTCCAAACCTGCCAAACCCGGATGTTAAAATCGGCAAGGATGACAGTGAAAATGAAGAGATAAAAAAATGGGGAACTCCTAGGGAATTTAAGTTTGAGGCAAAACCTCATTGGGATATCGGCACGGAGCTTAAGCTTTTAGACTTTGAAAGAGCTGCAAAAATAACCGGTGCAAGGTTCAGCATGTTCACAGGAGTTGGTGCCAGGCTGGAAAGAGCAATAATAAATTTCATGCTTTCAGTGCATACTGAAGACGGAGAA encodes:
- a CDS encoding UPF0182 family protein, producing the protein MKTEKGMISINKSNKVLSIVIIALGIIGALFALSSRFYIDYLWFTETGYTQVFFKEIVTKAQLSVPMFAILIVILYFYFEFLKKVASKGKIIPITKKRLDFIPLGVSGALAFVITSLATNALWYKLLEFINSEPFNVDDPIFGKDVSFYVFKLPFMESLHAVLSSVLFLVFISTIIFTAGYYLSKSTSQIDVGEVNKPDIKDFFIQLGMIMTKQIGVFVGLFFLLAAFGYYLNSIGLLFSPSAISFGAGYTDSVVRLRLYQILMYMSIIGAVVSFASGFKRKLKPLLIAPVLIFAVSFLGGIVGLVVENYIVVPNQFGREEPYLKRHIEYTRKAYDIDNVKVQEFSAKQEITIEDIEENELTIKNIPINDYRPTLDMYNSIQGFRIYYEFNDVDIDRYIINDEYTQVFISAREMNNDKLEENAKTWINQHLKYTHGFGVAISPVNRVNEVGQPDLAVKDIPPQSSAPEIQVEEPRIYFGESTNTYAITNAKTAEFDYPEGSDNKENFYEGTAGINLSFINRLAFAVQERDLKILLSSEITSQSKMLIRRNIVERISEIAPFLSYDEDPYIVVSEGRLYWIMDAFTVSNRYPYAQPFDSNNTFNYIRNSVKVVVDAYNGDVVFYQVEDNDPIANVYKNIYPGIFRPIDEMPQDLRSHVRYSQDMFDIQADIYRTYHMQNTRVFYNKEDQWELPRQIYGSEKEVENIESTYLIMKLPEREEEFTLMVPFTARQKDNMVAWMAAMNDGDSYGEIMVYTFPKQSLVYGPMQIEQRIDQDTIISPQLTLLGQQGSQVIRGNMMAIPVEEAILYVEPVYIRARESERSLPEVKKIIVSYNNRIIMADSLQEGLTQIFGESADENDDEDEIPGTIIPGDLNSLIIEANNLFERAQQAQKEGNWAEYGALINQLEDVLNQLNIIQESIRQPQE
- a CDS encoding transcription repressor NadR, coding for MNSVMRKDNILKLLKESETPISGADLAEKLGVSRQIIVQDIALIRAEGSQIIATSKGYMYPKYLKNAIHKTIAVKHSSEMMGEELYIIVDYGGKVLDITVEHPVYGEIKANLMLSTKEDIDTFVEEFAKSKAEPLSVVTNGVHLHTIEVPSNKIYELIKLALKEKGFLLED